The following are encoded together in the Peromyscus maniculatus bairdii isolate BWxNUB_F1_BW_parent chromosome 22, HU_Pman_BW_mat_3.1, whole genome shotgun sequence genome:
- the LOC102927120 gene encoding olfactory receptor 10T2-like, which translates to MTLPSVEAPEKQQDNGTWLVTEFVLVGFSNLPELRSTLFTLFLLTYLVTLSGNATIITIIQVDRTLHTPMYRFLAVLSLSETCYTLVTIPNMLAHLLMESQAISIAGCRAQMFFFLGLGCSHCFLLTLMGYDRYVAICHPLRYSVIMRPAVCLCLGALVFCSGFSVALVETCMIFSSPFCGTGRVEHFFCDIAPVLKLSCVDSTHKGLGIFFLSILVVLFSFLLILLSYAFIVAAIVRIPSAAGRRKAFSTCAAHLTVVIVHFGCASIIYLRPDSGANPSQDRLVAVFYTVVTPLLNPVVYTLRNKEVRVALKKNLARGCGVFK; encoded by the coding sequence GCTCCCGAGAAGCAGCAGGACAATGGGACCTGGCTGGTGACAGAGTTCGTGCTGGTGGGATTCTCCAACCTCCCAGAACTGAGGTCCACTCTCTTCACCTTGTTCCTCCTCACCTACCTGGTCACACTCAGTGGCAAcgccaccatcatcaccatcatccagGTGGACCGCACCCTCCACACTCCCATGTACCGCTtcctggctgtgctctccctctCTGAGACCTGCTACACCCTGGTCACCATCCCCAACATGCTGGCCCATCTGCTGATGGAGAGCCAGGCCATCTCCATCGCGGGCTGTCGGGCCCAGATGTTCTTCTTCTTGGGCTTGGGATGCAGCCACTGTTTCCTGCTTACACTGATGGGCTACGACAGGTATGTGGCCATCTGCCATCCCTTGCGCTACTCTGTGATCATGAGACCCGCCGTTTGCCTGTGTCTGGGAGCCTTGGTTTTCTGCTCTGGTTTCTCGGTGGCCTTGGTAGAAACCTGTATGATCTTCTCCTCGCCCTTCTGCGGCACAGGCCGCGTGGAACACTTCTTCTGTGACATCGCGCCTGTGCTGAAGCTCAGCTGTGTAGACAGCACGCACAAGGGGCTTGGCATCTTCTTCCTGAGCATCCTGGTGGTgctgttctccttcctcctcatcctcctgtccTACGCCTTCATCGTGGCAGCCATCGTGAGGATCCCTTCAGCCGCGGGAAGGCGCAAAGCCTTCTCCACCTGCGCGGCCCACCTCACTGTGGTCATAGTGCATTTTGGCTGTGCCTCCATCATCTACCTGCGGCCAGACTCTGGGGCCAATCCCTCCCAGGACCGCCTGGTGGCGGTGTTCTACACGGTGGTGACGCCGTTGCTGAACCCTGTGGTCTACACCCTGAGGAACAAGGAGGTGAGGGTGGCCCTGAAGAAGAACCTGGCGCGGGGCTGCGGAGTATTTAAGTAA